CCTTGAGATGAGGTCTCCCACCCCTGTGAGGGGGGTAAGGCTCCCAGGTGACGACTGGGTTGATAGGCCGGGTGTGGAAGCATCGTAAGGTGTGGAGCTGACCGGTACTAATAGGCCGAGGACTTGACCACAAAGCAACAACACCCGCTGCGCGGGTGGTGCTCGCGTCCACTGTGTGATCTCAGAGACATCAAACCTGAGACCCACACCGATACCAACATCGCAGGCATGCACCTCTGGGTGCGTGTGTGGGGTGGTTGGCAGGGTGGTGTGCTCGGTTGGTTGTTTCACGGGGTTACGGCGGTTTTAGCGGAAGGGAAACACCCGGTTACATTCCGAACCCGGAAGTTAAGCTTTCCAGCGCCGATGGTACTGCACCGGGGACGGTGTGGGAGAGTAGGACACCGCCGGACAATTTTTCGAATAGCAGGAAGGGCCATCCAGGAGCCGCAGGGCTCCGGGGTGGCCCTTCCTGCATTTCCAGGACTCTTTTCCCCCGCCGGCTTCCGTAGCGGCACGGCCATGCCGAGACGGCGCCTAGTGCCGGGCCCCGCGGAGAAAACGACCGCGGAGCTGCGCCCGGGGTATGGGCCTCGCCTCCGGCTCGGGCTGTGTTCTCTGGCGCTGACGCGCATTCCTCGCTAGGCGCTTACCACAGGCGAACCGGCTGGCCGGCCGCCGCTATGGGCGCCGGGCTCCACCGACCTACGTCCTGCCGACGCGGCGCCTGAGAAACGGTATGCACCAGGACTGAAGTCGCGCATGCCAGTGCTGATGTCGGAGCAGAACGATGAGCTAGACCAAGGAGCGGGAGTCAACGCCGGGCTTCGCTTAGGAAGTGGGCGTGGGGCTGCGCCGGGATTAGGAAGTGGGCGTGGGGCTGCGCCGGGATATGGGCCTCGCCTGCGGCTCGGGCTGTGTTCTCTGGGCGCTACCGCGCACCCCGATCGACCCGTGACGCCTGACAACAACTCCTGGGGACCTTCGCGCATCCCTGCCACGACCTCCGGAACCTCTCGCTCCGCCACGATGGGACCCATCAAGGGCGCCGCGGCGGCGGGACGCAGGTCGGCGAATCCCGGCGCCTACTACGGCGGCCCCCCCATCCCTGCCGGCACCGGCCCGCCTCCTCGCGAAAGCACGAACGCTGAGGCACGCCACGGAATGGGCCTCGCCTGCGGCTCGGGCTGTGTTCTCTGGCGCTGACGCGCATTTCTCTCGCACCGCGTACCGCAGAAGATCGGCCGGTTTGGCGCCGTTGTGGGCGCCGGGCTCCGCCGACCTGCGTCCCGCCGACGCGGCGCCAAGAAGAGCGCGCACCAGGAACGGGAGAGACCAACGGGGAGAGACCACGCGAGGGCTGCAGAAGCGTGCCAGGGGTGGGGATGGGGAAGCGTGCGGTGCCAGGGATGGCGAAGCGTGCGGTGCCAAGGGTGGGGAAGGTCAGGGCGCGGGGTGGAATGAACGCGGACCGTGAAGCGGTAGCGGGCACCAAGCTTCAGGAGAGATGCGCCCGAGCTGCTCCGGGCAAGGTAGGACGTAGACCTCCGGGAGGAGCCATGCGGTGCTGTGCCCGAGAGCGGTGCTGTGGCCCGAGAGCGGTGCTGTGCCCGAGAGCGGTGCTGCGCCCGAGAGCGGTGCTGTGGCCCGAGAGCGGTGCTGCGCCCGGGAATGGGCCTCGCCTTCGGCTTGGGCTGTGTTTCCCATGCGCTGACGCGCGTTCCATGCCTGGCGCGTACCGCAGAAGGGCGGTCGGCCGGCCGCCGTTGGGGGCGCCGGGCCCCGCTGATCTGCATCCCGGCGACGCGGCGCCAAGAAGCGCACGCAGCAGGAACAGGGAAGGGCGCGTCAGAGCCGGGGCAGAGTGAGGGCGGACCCTGAAGCGGTAGTGGTCACGAAGCTTGAGGGGAAATGCGCTGAGGGGTTCGGGGTGGGGGTGTTTGCTGGTGTTGTCGGGTGGTTTGGGGGGATGAGGGTTGGGGTGTTATGCGGCTCGGGGGGTTTGGTGGCTTGCTAGGCTGGGGAGTGCTGGGCCACCCCACCTTGGGTGGCCTTCGTCGCGTAAGGCGCCCATGGCGGGCGAGCGGCGACAGAGCGCGAACGGGCCTGTGTCCCGCGGCCGGATGGACCGTCCCCTCCGCACACGGTCGGCGCGACGGACGAGCGCAGATCACGGCGTACGTGGTCAGCGAGTGACGAAGGACAGAAGTGAACAGAGATAACGGACGTGAGGACTCAGGCCGTCCCGACGACGGCGCGAACCGGCGGGAAGAGCGTCCCGGCGGGTTCCGCGGCGACCGCGGGGAAGGCCGGGAGGGCCGCCCCGCTGACCGGGATCGCACCGGCGAGCGCCGGGAGGGGCGTCCCGGCGACGGCCCCCGTTACGGCGAGCGCCGCGAAGGGCGTCCCGCCGGTGCCTATGGGTCCCGCGACCGTGACCCCCGAGGAGGCCGCACGTTCCAGCGCGGCGGGGGTGAAGATCGGCCGTATGGCCGTGAAGGGCGCGCCGCCGGCCCCGGTGGCGGGGCCGGACGTGACGCGCGAAGTGAGCGCCCCGGCCGATTCTCCGACCGAGGCGGACGCCCCAATGACCGTGAGCAGCAGGGCGGAGGCTACGGCCGGTCGCGCGACGATCGGGGAGACCGTGGCTTCGGCCGCGGGTCGTACGACGATCGGCGAGGTCGCGACGAAGGCCGGTCCGGTTCCCGGTACGGAGACCGGCGCGAAGGCGGCCAGGCCGGGGGCGGCTCCGGCTGGCGTGATCGTGACGACCGTGGCGGACGGCCCTTCCGGTCGGACGACCGGGGCGCACGACCGTCCTATCGCGGCGACGACCGTGGCGGACGCCCGTATCGGTCCGAGGACCGCGGCGCGCACCGGCCTGGTGACCGCGAGGGTCGTTCTTATGGATCCGGTGAGGGCGGCGGCTACCGGTCGGGCGACCGTGGAGGTCGTCCCTACGGGTCGGGCGATGCCTACCGGTCGGGCGACCGTGAGGGGCGTTCCTACCGGTCCGGTGAGGGCGGCGGCTACCGGTCGGGTGGCCGTGAGGGGGGTTCTCGCGGTTCGGACGACCGCGGGGCGTACCGCTCGGGCGAGCGTGGTGCCGGTCGCCCGGATGAGCGTGGCGGACGTCCCTATCGGTCGGACGACCGTGGTGGCGGCAGGCCGTTCCAGAAGGACGACCGCAGGGGCGGGTTCGGTCCGCGCCCGTTCGGCCGGGAAGGGCGTGGCGATGACGCGGGCCGCCGCCCTTACGACCGTGGGGAGCGTGGCGATGACGCGGGCCGCCGCCCCTACGACCGTGGGGAGCGCGGCGACCGGGACACCCGTTACCGCGATGACCGCGGGGCCTCCGGCGAGGGCCGCCAGGGCCGTGACGATCGTGGCGCTCCGGGCGGTCGCCGCCAGTTCCAGCGGGACGACCGGCGGGATGACCGCTTCGGCCGCGAGGGCCGTACCTTCGACCGTGAGGATCGTGGTGGGTCCGATCGTGGAGGGCGTGGTGGCTCGGCGGGCCGGTTCGCCGGTGGTGACCGGGCGTCCGATCGCGGCGAGGGCCGCGGGGGCCGTTCCTTCGAGCGTGAGGACCGCGGGGGCCTGGGCGCGCGTCCGTTCGGCCGCGAGGGCCGCGACGAGCGGACCGGCGGCGGAGATCGTGGCGGCTATGGTGACCGCCCCGCCTACCGCCGTGACGACCGTCCGCGCGGACGGGACGACCGCGGCGGGCGCTTCGAGCGTGACGACCGCCGTGGGGCGGGGCCACGTCCGTTCAGCCGCGAGGGCCGCGAGGCGCGGGACGAGCGCGGGCCGCGCGGCGGCCGGGCGTTCGGCGACGATCGCCCCACTCACTCCCGTGAGCGCGCGGACGATTCGCAGGGGTCGCCGTCCGAGGGCGGGGGCACCCGTGCCCGGTACGGTCGTGAGCGTGGCCGTCCCTTCGAGCGCGAGACGCCGCGCGGCACGAGCACGGTGGAGCACGCGCCGATCCCCGAGCTGGCCGCGGACATCACTCCCGACGAGCTGGACAAGGAGATCCGCGACGAGCTGCGTTCGCTGCCGAACGACCTCGCGGACAAGATCGCGAGCCATCTGGTCGCCGCCGAGCGGGCGCTGGGCGATGACGATCCGGCGCTGGCCTACGAGCACGCGAAGGTGGCACGCAGGTTCGCGGCGCGGATCGGCGTCGTCCGTGAGGCCGTGGGGCTGGCCGCCTACCGTGCCGGGCAGTACGCGGAGGCTCTCAGCGATCTGCGGGCGGCGCGGCGCCTGACCGGCTCGGACGCCTTCCTGCCGATCATGGCGGACTGCGAGCGCGGCCTCGGCAGGCCGGAGCGCGCGCTCGACCTGGTCCGCTCCCCTGAGGCCGAGCGCCTCGACCGGGGGGGACGCATCGAACTGGCCATCGTCGAATCCGGGGCACGGCGGGATCTCGGGCAGCACGACGCCGCCGTGATCACGTTGCAGCGACTGCCCGAGCTGCGCGTGCAGGAGCCCCATCCGTGGTCGGCTCGCCTGACGTTCGCGTACGCGGACGCTCTCGCCCAAGCCGGTCACATCGAGGCGGCGACCGACTGGTTCGAGCGGGCGATGACGTTCGACGAGGACGGTGAGACGGACGCCGCCGAGCGGTACGCCGAGCTGACCGGCGCGGTGATCGAGGACGTCGAGGAGCTCGACGACGAGGACCTGGACGAGCTCGACTTCGCCGACTTCGGTGACCTGGGCCAGGCCACTGATGAGGGAGAGCGGGACGCCGCCGCCCCAGCCGACGTCCTCGACGCTGCCGAGGACGTCGAGGTGGAGGAAGACCTTGGCGACGACGTCGAGGAGCCCAAGGCGCTCGGCGAGGACGCTTCCGGCGTGACGCCGGCGCCGGGCGGCGAGGCGGCGGACGCGGGGCCGGGCCGGGCCGATGAGGCCTCCGCCACGGCCGAGCGGGACGCCGGCGAGGGCGCGCCTGAGGCCGGGTCGCCGTCCGGTCCGAGTGTCGTCGGCGATGTCCTCAGCCCCGAACCGGCCGGTTCCTCCGAGGATGACGCCCCGGGCGCCTCCGGTGACAAGGCCGGGGACGTTCCTGGCGGCCGGACGGCCGGCGCCGCGGGCTCGTCCCCGGTGGTCAGGACCGAGACGAAGATCTCGGGGTTGGAGCCGGGCATGGCTCCGGCGTTCATCGAGCCTGATTTCGGCGACGTGGACCCCGGCGACCCGGAGGACGCCCTGGACGACCGCGATATTCCCGCCGCGGACGAGCAGGGCAAGCGGAAGGCCTGAAAGGCCTGGTAAGAGAGTTGGTGGGCGCCGCCTAGCGTGAAGGCGCGCGGCGCCCACCGTTCGTCATTCCCCTGTCACGTCGTTTTTATGCGCGCCCATGCGAATTCGAGTGCGGCGTGGGTGTTTAAGCAGTCCTTATTCGCGGCGCGCTCACGTGGCGTCCGGGTGGGTGCGCTCCAGCCAGTGCATGATTCCCGCCACGTTCGACGGCGCGCCGCTGAGCAGTTCGAACCGCTCGGCCGTTTCCTCGTTCTCGGCGCTCAGGGCGGCATAACGCTCGCGCGTCCTGTCCCGGACCATCGCGACGGCGTGGTCGAGGTCCATGCCCGCCGTGTGGGCTTGCGTAGTGAGATCGACCCAGATGCGGAGTTCCTCGGCTGACCGCTCCAGCGTCGCGGCGACGTCGGTGACCGGCCCATAGTGGCTGAAAAGCAGCCGCTGGGGGCCGAGCTCGCCGAACAGCGCGACGGAGTTCAGCGCCGTCTGGAGGTCGAAGTCCGGTGGAGGCGTAGCGGGGCGCAGGTCGCCGGTCTCGGGCAGGTAGACGCCGGCGGCGTCGCCCACGTACAGGTCTCCGGTGAAGGAGTCCAGCAGGCCCACGTGGTGCTTGGCGTGGCCGGGGGAGTGGTGGCCGGAGAGGGTCCTGCCGCCGCCGAGGTCGATCGACCCGGTGTCGCCGAGGGTGCGGATGCGGGCCGCGTCCGTCGGGGCCAGGCGGCCGAAGAGCCGGTCGAGCTGGTCGCCCCAGACCATGCGCGCGCTGGCCATCAGACGGGAGGGG
The Sphaerisporangium krabiense genome window above contains:
- a CDS encoding MBL fold metallo-hydrolase, yielding MDNVTPLGGDVYEIDTRMAGYSGITAGYLILGDRPCLVETGTSTSAPVVRDALTSLGVGPNDLATVVVTHIHLDHAGGVGDIAGHYPSAEIVVHEKGARHLADPSRLMASARMVWGDQLDRLFGRLAPTDAARIRTLGDTGSIDLGGGRTLSGHHSPGHAKHHVGLLDSFTGDLYVGDAAGVYLPETGDLRPATPPPDFDLQTALNSVALFGELGPQRLLFSHYGPVTDVAATLERSAEELRIWVDLTTQAHTAGMDLDHAVAMVRDRTRERYAALSAENEETAERFELLSGAPSNVAGIMHWLERTHPDAT
- a CDS encoding tetratricopeptide repeat protein — its product is MEHAPIPELAADITPDELDKEIRDELRSLPNDLADKIASHLVAAERALGDDDPALAYEHAKVARRFAARIGVVREAVGLAAYRAGQYAEALSDLRAARRLTGSDAFLPIMADCERGLGRPERALDLVRSPEAERLDRGGRIELAIVESGARRDLGQHDAAVITLQRLPELRVQEPHPWSARLTFAYADALAQAGHIEAATDWFERAMTFDEDGETDAAERYAELTGAVIEDVEELDDEDLDELDFADFGDLGQATDEGERDAAAPADVLDAAEDVEVEEDLGDDVEEPKALGEDASGVTPAPGGEAADAGPGRADEASATAERDAGEGAPEAGSPSGPSVVGDVLSPEPAGSSEDDAPGASGDKAGDVPGGRTAGAAGSSPVVRTETKISGLEPGMAPAFIEPDFGDVDPGDPEDALDDRDIPAADEQGKRKA